The DNA region CCGCAAAACAAGCCAGTTGATCCAACACTCCTTCCAATTTCACCAAGTCCGGACCCACCCGGTCCGATAAAAGGCTTGCGGCCTCAAAATCCAAACGCACTCCCCGGCGCTGGGCCTCGGAACGAATCCAACCCACGATCTCGGACTTCTTTTTGGGCCGGTTCAGCGTTATGGTGCGGCAACGTTTCTGCAGATGTTTGAGGAATGTGCCATTGGGACGCGCTTCCTTCATAACCAAGGCAAGCGTGGTATTGTTGTGCGGTGCATCCAAATAGTTCAGCAGAAGTTGGCGGGACTCCTCGGCCTTAAGAGACTCCAATCCTTGCAACACCATCAGCCGGTGCTCGGCAAAAAGGGAATCCGTCTTGCACAGGTCGAGAAAATCCGCCAGGGAATCCATTTCCCCGGCATAAAACTCATGGCGGTCGGACTCCGCAACGGATTGCGAAATATCTTCTTCCAAGATACGCCGGATTTCTCTACGAATTAGGAGAGGTTCATCACTGAGAATAAGATGGCTCACCATCCTTCGACTGTCCTCGCAACCACTCTCTCGGCGAGGTCATCGATAGTCTCAGTCAGGGCTGTTTCTTCACTGGTAGCGCGCGCGCCGGACGTAAAGAAGGTGGCGTCTCCGACAAAGGAGCTTTCGCGCCACATGAGACGCCCCTTTACGCGATCTTCCATTTGCATATCCACGACCAAGGACAAACGGTATTCCTCCACCGTCTCGCGGCCGGTCGAGTAACGCAAGGGATCCCTCCGAAAATCGATCAAACGCCCCTGCAATACCATATCCGCGCCCTCCTCGTCCGAGACCTGCAGATAGCCGTCAAAGACAAATTTCTCAGTAATGGCCGAAGTAATATCCCCTTCCAGGCGCGGCCTGTAACTGCGAAAACGGCGTGTATAGGTATTCTCTTGAGTAAGATCTATCTCATTGGTAAACGGCGCAATATAGATAGTCCTGAGATGCCCGGGCAGGAGGGACTTGGTGCTGTAACCGCAGGAGCCCAAGGCCAGAAAAGCTAAGAAGCAGAAACCCCAGCGCCATGAATGTGGCATGAAAAATAATCTCACAGGGAAGTGGACTCGTCTGCCAGCATCTTGCGGATGCCGCTGATACGCCCGGATGACTTCGCCGCCCAATCGGTATGGGGATACTGGTCAATCACGCCCTGGTAATAAAGGAGAGCGCTTTCATGGGCCTTTTTCTTTTCGTAGAAACGCCCGATTTCGAATTCCTTTTGCGCAGCCCGGTTCTCCAGACTCGCAACAGCCTCACGCGCAGCCTGCTTCACTTCATCCGCGCGCTCCTCCTCCAAAATTTCTTCAAACTGTTCAAGAGCAACTTCGGATGCGCCTTGATCATAGGGTGCATCCAGAGATTCTGCCTGCGCAGCCTCAGCCAATCTCAACCGCACCGCAGGAGCCAAATCACTATCCGGGTATTCCTTTAGGAATTCGGCAAAAACCTCTTGAGCCTTCCTGTAGCGATTCACCCCCATATAACAAATCCCGGAACGGTACAGGGCCTGGTCCGCCAGAGTGTCATAAGGGGCATTGGTGACCACCGCCTCATACATACGCGCGGCGCGTTCTTTGGATTTCATCACTCCAACATACTTCTGCGCCAGAGTGATCTTGTCTCCCTCTTCAAACAACTCGGCAATTTCAAAAATCCGCTCAACCACCAAGTGCAATTGCTCGCCGTACGGATACTTGGTGAGCACCTTTT from Candidatus Omnitrophota bacterium includes:
- the holA gene encoding DNA polymerase III subunit delta; its protein translation is MVSHLILSDEPLLIRREIRRILEEDISQSVAESDRHEFYAGEMDSLADFLDLCKTDSLFAEHRLMVLQGLESLKAEESRQLLLNYLDAPHNNTTLALVMKEARPNGTFLKHLQKRCRTITLNRPKKKSEIVGWIRSEAQRRGVRLDFEAASLLSDRVGPDLVKLEGVLDQLACFAGEEVVVGDHVRALVAPTAEETGFALADALTRKDASEALRISARLFESGDRPVQLLGLLHWHWRRLETARKILLRGGGLEDVGAELKMKWYVDRLVRQARSLDEERMKRGFELLLRTDRSLKSSSAGDQLVWDRLIVELCR
- a CDS encoding tetratricopeptide repeat protein, whose protein sequence is MCLRKNFLRIALVCVCFIAWGGASAQAAWIWTPQSGKWINPSWSAKDTAAEQFEHAFKFYQSGDYERAAKEFNKVVKKWPSSVRAPEALFYVGLSNQKLGKYSAAFSNYEKVLTKYPYGEQLHLVVERIFEIAELFEEGDKITLAQKYVGVMKSKERAARMYEAVVTNAPYDTLADQALYRSGICYMGVNRYRKAQEVFAEFLKEYPDSDLAPAVRLRLAEAAQAESLDAPYDQGASEVALEQFEEILEEERADEVKQAAREAVASLENRAAQKEFEIGRFYEKKKAHESALLYYQGVIDQYPHTDWAAKSSGRISGIRKMLADESTSL